DNA from Alnus glutinosa chromosome 2, dhAlnGlut1.1, whole genome shotgun sequence:
CATCGTCACATATATATTGTATAGTTTTGTCCCGCCACTCATTACGATACTCGAATAAATCCAGCGAAGTAAAGCAACTTAAGATAGGACGCTCTTCAACAGTAGCAGCAAAATCTGCAAGCTCAACGTACGACAACATTCCGACATTGATCCCTTGTGAGATCACGCAGGTTCTGTTTGATGCCGACACCAACAACTGTTATATCTATCTGAAACATCAAGAAACTTAGCAAGGCAAGTTGGTATTTTCTTCAAGTGCATAAGGTGGACAATAACGCAATCATCTTTTCCTGCATATATGGTTACAACATTGCAACTTTCTCACTCATAACTCCACCTATAGTTGAACTGGATGACTTTTTTATACCTAAATTAACCTACAACTCGCCGAAAGGTTTCAGAAAGTGAACTAATATCAGGATACAGCACTTTGAGAGCCCCTCCAGCTTTGACTCGTCGGTTACAATTACAACAAATGTTTTGATCAATTTCAACCctatataaaaattgaaagagttgaacatctttttttcaaatgaaaaagacgaactatatatatatatatatatattcagggcaaagaaagaagaaaactagAAACTAGATCGAATTGGAGTCACAGAGACATGAGGAGCTATTTATATGCATGCACCAATAAGCATACCCTCCGTCTAGAggattactattattattattattatttctaattaaaaaagatGGGAAGGGACAACCAGCGTAGCTACTGTCCTTGGGCATAGGACTTTCTACCCGTTGTAAAATGTTCGATTTAAGTCATAACTGCTGCCTAAAAGATGAACCCGTCACCGCAACCCCACCAATGCGCAAATTAGTAAAACCCCTTACTGAATAGTATCTGGTTCACATAACCACTACTGCAAGCGGATTAGAATACGCAACCGCTAAacagaagagaagagaggatCGAACCAGGTTCTGACTACGTTACCAATTGGGCTACCACCTTGGTGGTTCTAGCTCACTTGCCCACAATGCCAAAGCACCAAATATGAAATACCAACCTTTTGCATTCCCCCATAAGCCAGAATTGATTCACGATTCCTTCGGAGCCTTAAGGAGAATGTAAAACGAATGacaaaacaaaagcaacaaaGATCCATGTATGCTTTCATTTATTCCACCGTATACCCCATAAACGCATCGGACAAGaattctctttatttcattGTCCAGATTTAAAGGTGGTAGATATAACGGGATGACCATCATTCCACAGCCCATTGCAGCCCCATTTCAACGTTGATTCAACGAAGGTTACTCGAGAGGTCAAGCATAGGAATAATGCTTAAAGGAAGATTTATATATGTCGTCTTTGAGTCATCTTAAAACTGAATTTAGTTATGCAGCAACCTCAGCACATGCACCATCCTAACCCCCTcccccctttttcttcttccattgtTTTAGACTGCAGGTAGTTTAAATGCTTTATTCAATCACCATTTCAAAGATCAAGGAACCttataaacacacacacacacacacacacacacatatatatatacacactttaagatgaagaaaaacatgcatgttaaataataacaaattattGAACTTGCAACAGATGGTCCAACCTGCACCCTAATTTTTTGGCAACCGTGAAGGTAACACAGACTTCCCTAGTTGCATAGACGATTTGTTCCTCACTCAGCTAACTCCTACCCCAATCACCAAAAGCAACATCTGCTGATTTTGCCAAACTCGTAGACACATTATATACACCAAAAACAAACTTGCATAAATCCAGTACAGTAAAAGAAATTGCAATAGGACTCTTTTGAGCCAAAGCAGCTAAATCTCCAAGCTCAACTACCGCATTCCTACATTGAATCCCATAATCCCTTCGGAGATCACACAGGTTCTGTTTGATGCCTACACCAACGACTGTTATATCAGAAACATCAAGAAACTTATGAAGGGAAGTTGGTATTTTCTTGAAGTGAATAAGGTGGACAATAAGGCAAAACTTTTCTACACATAGTTTCAGCACTGCAACTTTCTCAATGACAACTCCATCTATAGTTGAACTGAATGACTTCTCTATACCTAAACCCAAAAGTCTCTCGAACCATTTGTTTTGATAATGTTGTTCGTCAATGATAGAAAACAGCAATTTAAGAACACCTTCCAGCTCTGACTCATCGGTTACAACAGTTGTTTTAATCTCGCTGGACtctatttttaaagtaaaagaCTTTGACAccatttttttgaaatgaagaagaagaagaggaggaactattcatatatatatatatatatatgtacagtTCTACATTTCATGTACGTAGCCAAAATGTAGAATTTACTACTAATTAGTAGCTCTGCCTCTTCGGTTCCAGCAAAGTTAGAATTCCACGATAAGTACGTTAGATCGATGTGGATTACGTTCACAGTAAATCGGGAAGCTAAACCCTCTTACTTTgcctgctatatatatatatatatatattgggaatCTAAATCGTCTTTTGCCTACTAAATGAACATTATGAACCTATGAAGAGCAAGACACAAGAGTGGCCCCCAACGTAGAAACTGGTAGGACCAGATtaatcttttttcctttgacACCCTCTCATCATATGTCAACAAATGTCAATAAGTTGTAAACATGTAGCatgttgtaaaaaatttgtagAGAAATTGTagatctaacatttttcaacgATAAAATTAGTAATACCGtgttgtgataaaaaaaaaaaaaaaaaaaaattgaccaaaaGTATTGTAAAGGGATTGTAATCCCAATGATTCAGATTATGATATGATATAGAAACCCAAGTTTGTTATTCCTACTTTTATCCTCTTTCTAGtggtttattaaaattatgttcagaattgcgatttcgtatgcaaaaagtatgattttaaatcaaattgtaaaaaatgaataatgtgGGAATTGCATgtataaaaaattgcgatttgaaaacgcaaaaaaattgttttttcaaatcgtaaagGGTgctttttgaaaatgcataattttaaaggctaacctgcaattttgtcaaacgcttaactgcgattttaaaaattatttttttaaattgcacattttaatcacaaacccaaacagaccctaagcATCATTactgtatttaattatttatgttttgtgCTTATATCATATGCAATGTCTTTCCAATTatttccaagaaaaaaatagttagcaatttaaaaacgcaattaatgaaaaaaaaaaaatagtttttaaaaatgcaaataaGTATTTAATGAAATCGTcattttactttaaaaataagagTAACGCTATACGCTCTCCCCCACCCCCCAGAGCCTATGTAAGTGTAACAACGTTGTCTCACATACCATTGGTgtataaaaattggttttttggttgaatGACCATTCCACTtaggcctttttcttttcttttttctttttcttttttttctgtgAGGGGTGATGAATagaattacttttaaaattgtgaatttttaaaaacatactccttaattacgatttgaaaaacatagcaatttttttttgaatgcaTTCCAAACGGAATAATTTCTacaattttgattaaaaacacatttttagcCAGCAAAATTATAGAGGCAAATAAACTCTTATGTTATAGGAAGAAATGATATTTGTGGTATTACAAACCTGAAATAGTTTATTAATTGTTTAGGATTTGGAAGCATATGTGGTGCAGTTTTTTAACGATCCGGATTTAATTCTAAATTTTAAGTGGATCATCTAGCTAGTGTTATTTTCTGAGGCTCCCATGGAtcatctagtttttttttttttaagcaattcAGGAAAAGGGGAAACTACACAagcaaaaaagagaagaaaatacaCGAGAACTACAAGGATAAATCCCAAAAGAGTTGTTGGTCGCTGCCCATTTAGCCAGAAGATGGGCCTCTTTGATTAGCTTGCCTATGCACTTTAGTAGCCTCCCAGGCTGAAAATCCAGTGTTAACAGTGGACCATTTGTAAGCCACTACAGTACTCCACGTATCTACAATTAtgcttattttttcttcaattactcactaaaaaaaaaccaaaaccatttATTCTTGTCCAAAGCGCAATATTTAATACAAAACTCAATTTTCACTTTGTTTAAAATCAATTCATTTCAACTTAATTATGATATACTTTGGTCCATTGTGTCTCTAATTGTGGGTCTCTAAAGTGGAGCCGTGTCAAGCAATTGCTGCAAATATTCCCACACAGGATACACGAATGAATAAATCGAGTTAAATTGAGGTTAAAAGTAACCTATCTGTAGGTCTATGTAACAATTACAGATTAATTTTAATCACGAAAAATCACATTCccaataaatacaaaaataatctCCTTATGCATGTATGCTTCTACTTTTCATGGATGGTATGGTTGCCATTGGCCCTAGCTGTATCTTGTATACTTACACATTCCGCAGGATTGTACCTCTATATGCTGTAGTCCCATTTTTTACCTCAATATACCTGTCCCAAATAGCGACTGAAGGGCTTCCAGGCTCTTGGCACCCCATAGTTTCTTTTCCATGGTAGCTTAGAGACTCCCAAAAGTGCAGCTCGCATgccttacaaaagaaagaacttcTTATTTATATCCTTAGCAAGAAACAGAGTACCCCAGTAAAAATTTCCAACAAACAGgttaaattactttttactataGTTCACTAATCCAAAGTTGACCAATTTTAGAGGATAACAAAGTAAGTTCAAATTCACACACATCATCTTCCATGCAATGTTTCATGATCTGACTGCTCAAAAATGAAAACTTGTTATCAAACTACTCATCAGAATATCCTACCGTATCCAAATTCTTAGCCCATCCCAATCAATTGATGCATACAAGTAATGCAAATGAATTGGCATAGAAATTTCACAGGAAGACCAAAAGATATGACCACGAGTCTTGGACATTATGACCTAACAACTGTCATGtcctttaaaaaagaaaatatgcagAGTACATACCTGATCACAGAAGCAGATTCACATTGTCGCAATCCCCTCATCCCCCAACTTCTTTCTTGCAATCATAACTCTTTCTTCAGTTGAGGAGAGAGCATCAATCCTAGGCTCTACTTCTGATACCCAACCATCCCACCTTAACGCAGTCACAAACTTCCTAATATAGTTTATGACAGAGGGTTTGTCTCTAATGATGACAAACCCATCTGGCCGTAGTATTCGATCCATTTCAATTAGTAGATCCTCTGCACCACATCCATGCTCTGCAATCTCTGAGAACACTGTCCAGGCATGCAGAAGATCGTATGTACGTGGATATGTAGAAAATGCTTCACACCTGTAAAAAAGAATGCGTGAAACAGACAGTCAAAACTGAATAACAGGAAAAGTTGCTGCAACTAAGAAATACAATGTTATACTACTTGTACATATTATGATGACAGATATATTGGGTACAAAGATAGTCGCAAGCATGAAGGAAGATTAGATGCATACCAGTCATGAACAGTTCCAATTAAGCCCCGATCATATATAATCTTCAATCTGGCAGATGTGCTGGCAGGAGCAACATTCATCACCCAGACATCTTTATCACTAAGGGCAGCAGCAAACCCACCAAGATTTGAGTTCATATCCATGACATTTCTGATGGAATCTTTCTGTATAACAGATTTCATTTGCTTCCAGTATTCAACCACTCTAAAATGCCAAATGCTCtgcaaaatgtaatttttttttttttttatttgtataagGTAGAATATAACTCGTAAAGATAGTAAACAGAAACACTGCAGAGGGGGGGAGGAGGATATAACAGCATCATGCACATTCTCTTGAAATTCTAGAAACATACAGCGTCCTCTTGGAATTCCTCAGTGCTCACACCAATTTCTTCCAGGCGAGGAGGTGCTGCAGTAAGCCTCTGTGGCCAAGGAACTAGTCCACTCCCCTTTTCCTTGTGCATCTCTGTTTTatataaaaagtagaaaagTTTAAGAAAACAGAATTactggaaacccaaaatcactGCCACAAGAAAAATAAACTGTTCAAGCAGGAAGACCGGGTAAAACAGTGTATTAACCAGCCTgcctaaaaaaaatgacaacaaTCAGCATGTTCAGCAAAAAGTAATTAAGTAAAATCCTGAGCATTCAGTCCTAAGTGATACGCTATTGGTAACCATGTGTGCATCTTGCTCATCTCAACTATTGTGAATACTATTGCAGGCACTCGTGTAAAATTAAAACTAACGTCTCTAAGGGAGAGTTGTTGTGTATCTAAAGAATGTCTCCCACGCACTACCAGGGAGTTTTCTGGGTCACCAACCTCCAAAAGCTGCAAAAACaaattcatattttcaaagCAAGATTGAGAACCCATCGTATTACTGCCATTTTGTGCAATCGATCAAGAACCAGAGAGAAAAGGACTAAATTATGGCTGGCAACTGATATAAATCTAAACCTTTTTCGGATCCATTAAACTAAAGACTGCCACAGTAATGGCTCCTCTAGTCCTGACTTCAACAATGGAAACATGTTGCAATTACAGGGCCTCTCACCAATccccacacacacaccaaaaagaaaagaaaaaaaaaaaaaaagaagttaaaaccGACACCCCTATAGTGTCTACTGAGTAAATTAGCAGCATTTATtagaaatttcatatatattctcAGGGGGAATTCAGGTGTAACGACAAGTGATATCTTGTTTTAGGTATGAGAGAGGTAAGCACAATACAAGTCATGTCTTCGAGACATTGATAACTCTCATCAATGTAATCCCATTTCTTAGTGGTGATGGAAATCCTTCAGGTCCTAATTTCTAATTCACAAGGTTAGAGACTACTTTCACTACATTGATCAAAGCAAAGTGACTGAACATTAAAATGCGATGCTTCCGTACACAAATGCCATAATATGAGAATAAAGACATCAAGGCCACCAAACACCACAAAAATCAGTTCATTGGAAAGTTACCTGCAACATTCATTCTGAACATACGTATATATCAATGCTACTTACTTGCAGAGTACGGGGAGATGCACGCCTTCATGGACACATTCCAAGTTGCATCCGGTTCATCCTCAGAACTGCACAAAGGGGGCAATGTCCCAGGTTCTCTCTTTGAATAACAGCTATTCGTCAATGGCTTTGCCCATATAACAGTCTGGTCATGTTTTGCAACAACTTTCCAGCACATTCTTCTTAGAAGATTGGACATAGCATTCCAGATCCTTCGATTTTCTGGATCCTGTGCATATGCTTCAGGAGAAGAATACACAAAATACCCTCCTGGTCTTAGTAATCTGTCAAGTTCTAATAAGAGAATTCCATCTCTTTGAAGCCAATCAATTCGACATCGTGAACAATGAGCCAGTTCAAATGATCTGCTTGGATAAGGAAGTCTTTTTGTAGCCAAGACACCAAGGGTTGCTGGAATCCCCCTCTCCAGGGCAAATTGTATTTGATTCTCATGTACATCATTAGGTGCAAGAGACATGGCTATAATGCTATGGGAAAGAAGATAGGCCCCAAAACTTGCAACACCACAACCCACATCAAGAACATTTCGGATATTGCCACCATTGTAGAGTTTATCACCAGGAAACTTAAGCATCTGTACCAATATATTGATGAAATTAACATAATAGTAGACTTAGAAAAAACACGTTACTAATGTTACATAATGCTCCATTAACTTCTAAGTTAAATCATCAAGTCCTactgagtgtgtgtgtgtgtgtgtgtgtgtgtaaattaCCAatcggggaaaaaaaaattctagttaAATCATtgtaagaaaaatgaaattaggATTTTCAGATAAGTTTGCTAAAGGGAACCAATTAAGCAACCTCAAGAATATCATATACCTTAGCAAGAGCAATGATGTACTTGTCAGCTCCGTAATGGAAATGGGTGCCTCCACCGGGAAAATTTATCTTCTCCCCATTAACAACCATCCAATTCTGATCTGATTTCTCTTGTGCAAGATGAGTGTGGGGTATATTCGCCTTCCACACTTCGTCCCTACTTGCTGGCCATCTTATAGGGATCTGAAATTCTAATACCAATTTTGTCGGaatcaaaactaaacaaacctaaataaaacaaagtTTTTGCATGTGTAATGCCAGTCACCAACCTTATAACCAACTGGGGGCGGAATGAGGCAGTTATAACGGCGCTCCGGAGGTGGGCAGTGCCGTTCGTAGTGCTCCATTAACGCCAAATTGGGTTTCAATTTCAGTTGGTAGATAAGGTTCCTATCTAAACAAGGTATCAACTCCGAAAATCTCAAATCACAGATCTGTAAAGATCACCATTTTTACCAtatcaaacacaaaacaaataataataataaaaaaaaattataaaaaaaaaaagctcaataACCACGTTTTATCAGTACCCTTtcagcatttcaaaaataataatcaattagTAACAAATATCTCAAGTCAAATCATTTTTTGGGATTCAATTGCGCTCTTTGCCAAGTTCATAATCAAAATCACACCCAAACTTTGAAACAGAAAGctcaattaatataaatttttcagAAACGTTACTACAAATCATTTACGAGTTCAATTACTACAACTCGCTACTAAAGCATGTTTTTCCTCAAACTAAACAAAGACGACATTCTTAATGAAAGCAATGATTTTtacacattgaaaagaaaaaaattaaaattaacacAAATGCGTTACTCACAGGAATGCTCTTGGGGACCTCAGGATTGTGCTCTTGGTCCTCAAGCAAATCTTCGGGATCGTGGTTCAGGACGAAACTGCCGAATACCTGGTCGGATCCGTCCTCGTCGTCCGATCTACGCGAGCCCGGAGCGAAGTACGACCCGTAGTACAAACAGGCCAACCCGAGCAACGCAATGAGTCCGACCAGGACGTACTTGACCAGCGAGGTGGTGGAACTCGGGTCGCTCCTGTGCCTCATTTTCCCGACCGGAATCTGCTGGATCCGAGCCGGTTTCGACTCAAACACTGTGTAAAACCCTAGAGCTCCAGTGGCATATCCAGTTGTAGATAGACTGAGAGCTTCGTTGGATTTtcgcgggagagagagagagagggaggtggGGATTCGGTGTGTGCGTGTGCAGGGACAGGTTTTGGATGGACCGCTGATTCACCCTTGCGGTCACGGCGTCAAGCACGATCCCCCAGATTGACCTTTGAACTATTTCGTTGGATTATCGTATGCGGTCGATTACACCAGAGCGTCGACTTACTGTGAGGTGGGTATGACCGTATGAGGAGCTTTTTTCCCTGTCCAGTCTCCTTCTAGGTCCCCATTTACCAAAAGATAAATTATAGATATTTCTACTCAATATTTATCTTGTATTTTAGcaagtgtttttttaaaaaaaaaattctgatgtgataaaaaaaatattttgtattttgaattatttgttaatacaTTTATCTCGATAACAAcaaataaaagtattaacaaacatgGCATCTCCTAAAAATTATCGAGATACCttgcaatattttttatttggattatattattcatgtagATGTTATGGTGTTTTGTGGATATTTTAGCTCATAATGATGGCTCCTACCTTGTATTATTCTGCCTAATTATAGTCTTATATTTACTCTGAAATaatgcaaaaataaaagaaaataaaatactaagatAGGGTTTATTATACCTTCCTTGGATACCCACTCCCCTGTAAAGGAGCTAGACTTGAATATTGGCAAGGCAGGCATATAAGGCACCTTTATGCAACAAATTTCCCAACTAGACACTAGCTAGGTTGCCATCTCTAGTCCACAAGTAGGAAAAACTTTGACTTTCATCTCACCTACAATCAATTAGTGAACCAATTAGGTGCTCTATGCACATGAAAGTTGGTTTATTTGGGGGAATTAGGCATCATTCTTCATAAACAATTGAACATCATGTAATGCCCTAAACATTGGCTTAATTTGTGTACCTTACTAATGACCCGAAAAGAGTGAAATTCCAAGCTCTATCTAATTAAGTTTGTAGGTAGAAAGCGTTAGTCATGTTTACACTACCATTCAAAAAAGATTAGCTAAATTACAATTTGAGCTTTTTAAAATAACCgtttataaaattcaattttatcTAATAAAAAATGTGAAACTTAATACCTATGAGCATCCGTGAGCTTCTTTATAATCTACTAATTCAATGTGGATAATCTACTCACTCAATGTGAGACGAAATAGGATCCACTACAGAACCATTTCATAATTCATATTAAATTTTACAGCATTTAACATgcatcatttaaaatatttaaaagacgTATAGCCCCCGTTAAGTTAAATGCTATGAAACTTAATTATGAAACAGCTTCTTTTCATCGGGAGACTAACTTTTTGGATGCCACAATAGGCTTTTAGGGAACATTAATATGGTTGTGGGTTGACGAGTTCATTAATGGACTGTTGGAAGTTTGAGGCCCATATTTAGGCCGTAGATCAACTCAATCTTCTATATAATTGGCCCCATGAAAAACGAAAGGAAAGAAGACAAAAGGGACCCTGGTTATTCCATTGGGAACAAGCCGAAGGCTCGTGGCTCGGGGGCCTAAAGATAGACAGAAAGGTTCTCTCTTTACTCTTTAGGATCTTGAACATGGAAAATCTGAATAAACAATCACTTATATTAATTTGTTGCAGTCGTGGGAATCTAATAAACAAATTATCATGTTCTTGATT
Protein-coding regions in this window:
- the LOC133860596 gene encoding uncharacterized protein LOC133860596; translated protein: MVSKSFTLKIESSEIKTTVVTDESELEGVLKLLFSIIDEQHYQNKWFERLLGLGIEKSFSSTIDGVVIEKVAVLKLCVEKFCLIVHLIHFKKIPTSLHKFLDVSDITVVGVGIKQNLCDLRRDYGIQCRNAVVELGDLAALAQKSPIAISFTVLDLCKFVFGVYNVSTSLAKSADVAFGDWGRS
- the LOC133859929 gene encoding probable methyltransferase PMT9 isoform X1, which produces MRHRSDPSSTTSLVKYVLVGLIALLGLACLYYGSYFAPGSRRSDDEDGSDQVFGSFVLNHDPEDLLEDQEHNPEVPKSIPICDLRFSELIPCLDRNLIYQLKLKPNLALMEHYERHCPPPERRYNCLIPPPVGYKIPIRWPASRDEVWKANIPHTHLAQEKSDQNWMVVNGEKINFPGGGTHFHYGADKYIIALAKMLKFPGDKLYNGGNIRNVLDVGCGVASFGAYLLSHSIIAMSLAPNDVHENQIQFALERGIPATLGVLATKRLPYPSRSFELAHCSRCRIDWLQRDGILLLELDRLLRPGGYFVYSSPEAYAQDPENRRIWNAMSNLLRRMCWKVVAKHDQTVIWAKPLTNSCYSKREPGTLPPLCSSEDEPDATWNVSMKACISPYSAKMHKEKGSGLVPWPQRLTAAPPRLEEIGVSTEEFQEDASIWHFRVVEYWKQMKSVIQKDSIRNVMDMNSNLGGFAAALSDKDVWVMNVAPASTSARLKIIYDRGLIGTVHDWCEAFSTYPRTYDLLHAWTVFSEIAEHGCGAEDLLIEMDRILRPDGFVIIRDKPSVINYIRKFVTALRWDGWVSEVEPRIDALSSTEERVMIARKKLGDEGIATM
- the LOC133859929 gene encoding probable methyltransferase PMT9 isoform X2; this encodes MRHRSDPSSTTSLVKYVLVGLIALLGLACLYYGSYFAPGSRRSDDEDGSDQVFGSFVLNHDPEDLLEDQEHNPEVPKSIPIPIRWPASRDEVWKANIPHTHLAQEKSDQNWMVVNGEKINFPGGGTHFHYGADKYIIALAKMLKFPGDKLYNGGNIRNVLDVGCGVASFGAYLLSHSIIAMSLAPNDVHENQIQFALERGIPATLGVLATKRLPYPSRSFELAHCSRCRIDWLQRDGILLLELDRLLRPGGYFVYSSPEAYAQDPENRRIWNAMSNLLRRMCWKVVAKHDQTVIWAKPLTNSCYSKREPGTLPPLCSSEDEPDATWNVSMKACISPYSAKMHKEKGSGLVPWPQRLTAAPPRLEEIGVSTEEFQEDASIWHFRVVEYWKQMKSVIQKDSIRNVMDMNSNLGGFAAALSDKDVWVMNVAPASTSARLKIIYDRGLIGTVHDWCEAFSTYPRTYDLLHAWTVFSEIAEHGCGAEDLLIEMDRILRPDGFVIIRDKPSVINYIRKFVTALRWDGWVSEVEPRIDALSSTEERVMIARKKLGDEGIATM